One window of Quercus robur chromosome 5, dhQueRobu3.1, whole genome shotgun sequence genomic DNA carries:
- the LOC126725553 gene encoding putative receptor-like protein kinase At3g47110, translating to MSLRLLYSIHFQAILLLFIVLLHINSTLAVFAGSIGNETDRQALLAFKTQISHDPENVFSSWNDSLHFCEWEGVTCGHKHRRVTILDLQSRGLVGSLSPFIGNLSFIREIVLFNNTIGGEIPDEVGRLFRLEALFLYNNSFNGQIPANLSHCSNLKFLSVGKNNLSGSIPVELTSLSKLESLSVHMNNLNGEIPPSIGNLSSLQRISAPYNVLGGHIPDSMGQLRSLTFLGLGDNKFSGMIPLSLYNLSSIVIFALANNDLGGSLPTDLFLTLPHLHWFQIYGNQFTGSIPVSLSNASELKVFSAELNNFTGKVSVNFGGLQRFLKLNIYGNNLGSGDADEMDFFQSLVNCSSFQYMGLAANQFEGTLPKALGNLSTQLKFFSISQNLIFGEIPSGICNLVNLTNLYMADNKLTGTIPSDIGNLQKVQRLYLGGNRLSGRLPITLGNLSLLNYLSIDNNKLQGTIPSSIGNCQNLLLNLSENNLTGTIPKQLFAISMLSISLNLAQNSFVGSVPSEVGNLVHLVELVLSDNKLSG from the coding sequence ATGAGTCTGAGACTATTGTACTCGATTCACTTCCAAGCCATCCTTCTCTTGTTCATTGTACTGCTGCATATAAATTCAACTCTTGCTGTTTTTGCTGGTAGTATTGGGAATGAGACAGATCGACAGGCACTGTTAGCCTTCAAGACGCAGATAAGTCATGATCCTGAAAACGTTTTTAGCTCTTGGAATGATTCCCTCCACTTCTgcgaatgggaaggtgttacaTGCGGCCACAAGCATAGAAGAGTCACTATATTAGATCTTCAGTCCAGAGGTTTGGTGGGTTCCTTGTCTCCATTCATAGGAAACCTTAGTTTCATTAGAGAAATCGTGCTCTTCAACAACACCATTGGTGGCGAAATACCTGATGAAGTTGGTCGTCTATTCAGGTTGGAAGCATTGTTCTTGTATAACAACTCCTTCAATGGGCAAATTCCCGCAAACCTTTCCCACTGCTCCAACCTAAAGTTCCTTAGTGTAGGAAAAAATAATCTGTCCGGTTCAATCCCAGTGGAGCTTACATCTTTGTCAAAGCTGGAGTCGCTTTCTGTTCACATGAACAATCTTAATGGAGAAATCCCACCTTCCATCGGGAACCTTAGCTCTCTACAACGTATATCTGCCCCCTATAATGTCCTGGGAGGACATATTCCAGATTCCATGGGTCAATTAAGAAGCTTAACGTTTCTTGGACTAGGTGACAATAAATTCTCCGGTATGATTCCTCTATCTTTATACAATCTTTCGTCTATTGTGATTTTTGCATTGGCCAACAATGATCTTGGAGGAAGTCTTCCTACAGACTTATTCCTCACCCTTCCTCATCTCCATTGGTTTCAGATTTATGGAAACCAATTTACCGGATCTATTCCAGTCTCATTATCTAATGCTTCAGAGTTGAAAGTCTTTTCAGCTGAATTGAACAATTTTACAGGAAAAGTGTCTGTCAATTTTGGAGGATTACAACGTTTTTTGAAACTTAATATTTATGGAAATAACTTAGGAAGTGGAGATGCTGATGAAATGGATTTCTTTCAATCTCTAGTCAATTGTAGCAGTTTTCAGTATATGGGTCTTGCAGCGAATCAATTCGAAGGTACATTACCTAAAGCTTTGGGCAATCTTTCAACACAGCttaaatttttctcaattagccaaaatcttatttttggaGAAATTCCTTCAGGAATTTGTAATCTGGTCAACTTGACCAACTTATATATGGCTGATAACAAATTAACAGGTACAATTCCCAGTGATATTGGTAATCTTCAAAAAGTGCAGCGATTATATCTAGGTGGGAATAGACTTTCAGGAAGGTTACCAATTACCCTTGGAAACCTATCATTGCTAAATTATTTGAGCATAGATAATAACAAATTGCAAGGAACTATCCCTTCAAGTATAGGAAATTGCCAAAATTTGTTGTTAAATCTATCAGAAAATAATCTCACTGGTACCATTCCAAAGCAGCTATTTGCAATTTCCATGCTATCAATTTCACTTAATTTAGCTCAAAACTCTTTTGTTGGATCAGTACCATCAGAGGTCGGCAATCTTGTTCATTTAGTGGAATTAGTGTTATCTGATAATAAGCTTTCTGGTTAA